Genomic DNA from Paenibacillus donghaensis:
GCAAATGCATAAACCCCAGCTGTAGTGATTCGATTCCCCGAACCTGGTGCCAGTATATATAACGATATCTGTCCCTTATTTCTAAAGCTTCTTTTGCCCGCAAGCATCTTGTTAGAGGGAACGCGGAGTGCGGGGAAACTCGCACGCTCCGCGTGGAGCAGGGGAAAAGCTGGAGATCGTATCAAAGGCTTACCTATTGCTACCGTTAGTTGAATAAGCAATTAAGAAAATAAGCTATTTGACATATTATCCATGACCAATATGTTCAAATGGCTTATTTTATTGATTCTTTTGAAATTAGCTCTTGATAAACTCGGAAAATAAAGTTGTAGACTGGCACGCCGGATCGAGTTCACGCTCCTGGTGTTTCCGCATGCAGCCGGCGGCGGTCGGATTGAGCAGTCTAACACTTATTTTTCATTTGCTGTCGGATTTTTCGTTTCCACCCCCCCTAAAATCAACGATTTTGGACAGATGCATAAACAAGCATGCAAATAGTGATAATCCTCACATATTTTTATGGTAAATTACGGAACAATATCATTAGACAACACAATATATTTTGGTTTAGATGGAATTTAAAGTCATGTATTATTTTATGTTTGACGAGAGGAGGAATGATTTTTTGGAATTGGATCTTAGAGGGATCAACGTTGATTCATTAATTCAAATGCTCAAGGCTTCTTTTACTCTAGAAAATTGGGACGGCATCCTCTTGATTGCTGATAAATTATATACCGAGATTGACTCACTTTACACCGCTAATCAGCGTGAGAGAGCAGACGGTCGAAAAGTAAGGTCTCTCAATCTGCAGCGACCTATTGTCTATTACTTTGGCTATAGCATGTGTTTGAAGGGGATCGCTCTGCAGAAGATAGGACGGTATGAAGAGGCACGTGCCTGCATCGACAAATATTCGGAGCTCGGCTGGATCAATGAAATAGACGCTGAGGGAATGGCCGAGGTTGAATATTATCGGGAGATTGCTGCAGCGAACCGATACGTTATTGACTTGAACAAGGGTAACACCGCAATACTTCCAGCTTACATACGTTTCTTGCAGGACAACGAGGAAGAGATACTGCCAGGATTGATTCATATCCTGGAATCAGCTATCAAATTCAAGTATAACGTCGATGAGGTTTTGTCTGATTTCCAAGAAAAGATTACATCCATGAGAGAGTATTACGAAAAGGAACGAAACATTCGCTATTATGTCGATTATATATACCTAGAGGCGAAGTACTATTCCATAAATGGTAAGCAATATGATGCCATAAACAAATTACTTACATCTTTAGCATCAAGCATTAAACTTAGAGATGACACAGGGTTCAGGAAATCTGCTGTTCTGTTTGAGTTGCTCCGTGATCAATCAAATTCCATTCAGCTAAATGAGTACAAGCAGTTAATGAAGCAAATACTTGATTAGAGGAGGATTCAAAATGAAAAAGGTATTCATGCTCATGATGGTTGTGATTTCTCTCGTCGGTTTCAATGCCGCAATAGTAAATGCTCAAGAAACCTCTGTCGGTACAAAAGCAATAATTGTACCTCTAAGACATGGTGTGGATCATTAAAAATGTATACAGTGTGTGCCTTTGCAATCTGCAGAGGCTTTTTTTGTTCATTGATACTTAATAACTTGAGGTGTCCGAAAGCAGAGTTAGGGCAAACGCGGAGAGATGAAGTCGAGTATGTTTTTACGAACTACGTACCTGAAAGTAAGGAACAATTGACCTTTTTCTAAAGGTTCATTTCCCTATAGGGAGCGAACGTACAGGAGCGTTATGTAACCATAAGAGGGGTGCAAATGAATATTATCCTTTTTATTTTAGAAAATTCTACATTGAATACCACTTTTCGCGGAAATCGTTGGTGGTGGTTAACGACCACATTGTCCAAGTGTTGATCAGGTGTGAACTCTTGGAAGCGAAGAATGACCTTCTAAAAAAGGTTGATCTTGTTGAAGATCAGCTTTTTTTGTTATTTTTAAGAGGGAATGGGTACAAGTTCTTGTCCCGAGTCGAAGACAAGAACTTGTACCTATTGCCGTAAAGGACAAGACATGGTGTCATTACCGATTTGATATTCATCTATATAGGTGCGTGAAAGATAATAATGATGCCTAAAGCGACTTGTTTAACTATCCTAACTGCAAAAATTGTCTTAGATGACTATCTATAACGAGTGAATCCGGTTCGTTTGCTCCGATTCCAAAGCAGTGTCCCCACTTGGATTCTATGGGTCGAAAAACAGCATTCGGCATATGTTGAACATCATACGCACTGTCCTCTGGAGTGAAGAACAAATCACTTGACCCCGGCATAACGAGTGCAGGAGAGGTGATTTTACTTAATGCCTGTTCGAAGTTGCAGCCATCCACGGGATTATCGCTAATGTCCCCATGTATTCCTGTACGCAACATGGCAATCAAGTCATTAGCATCAAAGGACAAAAATACCTGATCCCAGTAATCTTCTACATAAGATTTCAAGGAATTGTATCCTTCAGATTGATACAAATTCTCCAAATAGTACGCCTGCGAAAAACCCCATGGTGCATAGGCTCTTCCCATCGCTGCGAGACCGATAACCGGTGGACGCTCGTACCTTCCTTTTTTAAAATTCGTATCCGCCTGTAACGCTGCGATCATACCTTCGAATACCAGCTGCGCATGCGGTCTGGTTTTTGCCGTTCCGCCGAATGGTGCAATACGTTCGACCATTTCAGGATAACTCGTTCCCCATTGAAAAACTTGCATGGCTCCCAGAGACCAACCCACAACTAGTTTGATTTTGGTGATACCGAATTTTTGAGTGATTAGTTGATGTTGAAAACGTACATTGTCATACATAGAGATGAGAGGAAAATTGGCCTTATCAAAAGGAGCGGGAGTATTGCTAGGAGAGGACGATAATCCGTTACCCAACATATTGGGCACAATGATAAAATATCGATTGGGATCTAGTGCCTTGTTCTCTCCAATTAACCATTCATTATCTGTGTGAAGACCAGCAAACCAAGTCGGATATACAATAACATTGTTCTTTGCGGCATTCAAGGTTCCGTAGGTCTTATAAGCAATAAATGCTTGAGGGAGTTGCTGACCCGATTGAAGCAATATATCTCCAAGGGGATATGTTTCATAATCGTTCATTGATGGATGCTCCTTCACAATAAAATTAGTAATCACTTGTTTTCACTCTACAATACACATATCATCAAATCAACGAAACGTTTTTGAATATTACATTCAATTATTTTGAACGAAGAAGGTGCTAGATTAATGGAAATACGCCAACTTAAAACGTTTTGTACTCTTGCTTCTACATGCAGCTTTAGTCGAACTGCTGAACTATTGAGCTATGTACCATCTACCATAACCATGCAAATCAAATCCTTGGAAGAAGAGCTGGGCGTGAAATTGCTAGATCGATTAGGCAAGAATGTCGTGTTAACGGATGCCGGCCAACAATTTTTGCCGTATGCCACTAAAATTTTAAACGATGTAGAAGAAGCGAAGTGCGTATCTAGTCAGCACGGAGAAACGACGGGAACCGTTATTATAGGGGCAGACGAAGTTCTTTGCGCATACCTTCTTCCCTCCTTGTTTAGACGTTTTCGTGAAGACTTTCCAGGCGTTCGTCTTTTGTTTCGTCCCTTGTCCGGCCAAGAGCTTAGACATAGTCTAAGAGAAGGGCTTGCAGATGTCATTTTTGTATTGGATGAATTCGTTGGAGCCAAAGACCTTCATTCAGAGTTTTTGAAAGATGAGCTATTTCGAATGGTGGTATCTCCGGATCATCTGCTGGCATCTCGTTCCTCATTGATTATTGATGACTTTCACAGACAGCATTTTTTGTTGACCGAAAAGAACTGTTCTTATCGCAGTCATTTTCACCAGTCCCTATTGAAAAAAGGCGCCGATGCTTTGACAGAACTGGAGTTTCATAGCGTAGAGGCAATTAAACAATGTGCTGTGGCTGGTCTTGGGATCGCCCTGTTGCCTGATATGGCCTTGAAGGAAGAGTTGAGAGAGGGGAGGCTGGTTGCTTTACCATGGGATTTATCTGATTTATCATTTTCGGCACAAATGCTCTGGCATCATGAGAAATGGATTTCTCCATCAATGGCGGCCTTCATTCATACAGCAAAGAGTGAGTTAAAAATAGAAGAAGTATCTGGCCCATAAGAGGAACAATTCCAAAGCAGTCATTGCGTCAACTGAAAGTGATACGAAAACCAATTGAACTCATTAGGGAAAATAAGAAAGCCTTCATTCTGATGAATGCAGTCTTTTACGGACTGTTCCTTCTCAGTATGCTTGTTACTTGTTTTTTCCCCGAGTTGCAGGTAAAGGCGATTGATAGTGCCAATCAACAACTTTCATCCCCTTGGCTGGAATCAACGGCGGTATCCGCTTATACTAGCGGCAATATATTATTGGCTAGTTTATTAACATTTCTTGTTAATTTAATACTTGGTACAATCCTGACTATGACAGGACCATCACTTGTTATACCATTTATCGGTCTCTTTATGGGGTTATATCGTGCAATTTTTTGGGGTATGGCGTTTGCACCGCTTGAATATCAAGCTATGTTGATTCCGCATTATCTGACATTACTAATTGAAGGGCAGGCCTACGTTTTTGTCATGCTCGCAATTTATCTACAAGGGAAATCATTTTTATTTCCTAAAAGCATCGGTATCAAATCTTGCTGGAGCGGGTATAAACACGGATTTATTCAGACCGCATGGCTCTATGTTCCGATAGTGGTTCTTTTGTTGGTCGGGGTATTTACGAAGCCTGGGAATTGATTGTACTCGCACCACTTCTTGAATAGTTTCAGTTAAGAAGGGATGAATATAATATAGGACAGACTCGGACGTTGTCTCCCTGCTGGTGGAGGATTTGTGTTCAACTATGCTAAAATGAGGGTAGCTCATGAGAGATTCTCCTTGTATGAATGTGCGGTGCAGGAACCTTCGTACTAGACGGATCGGGCCATGGGCCCTTTGTTTATTTATTTCCAGTAGGTGACCCATGGACAATGATATGTAGGAGGGAAACATGGCAAGAAGAAGATTACCGGCCGATGAATCTAAAGCATTCATTTTATCCAATGCCCATACATTATTTATAAAGAAGGGCTATAAAGGAACCACAATGGACGATCTATGTGAATTAACTCAATTAAGTAAAGGTAATATATATCATCACTTTAGAAATAAGGAGGATATTTTCCTTCAGCTTCTCGAAACTTATGTTGGGCGACTGTCGCTCAGATGGCTTAGTACTGAATATCAATCTCTGTCTCCATCCGAACAGCTTATAGCGCTGGCAGATCAGTTTGGAAGAGAATGTGAAAACCCTTTGCTTACGGTAGCTGAAGAATACTTTAAGATGCTAACAGATGATTCGTCCGCTTTATCGAAGGTATCAGAAAGTGTGGAGCTAATACCGAATGCCATAAAGGAAGCTGTGAAGAGAGGCATTGATCAGCAATCCTTCAAAGGAACGGATACCGAGTCATTGAGCTTTGCAGTATTGTCCATGTTAGTAGGCGCAACCCAGCTTTGCTTAGCCATGCCTGATTTAAGCAGTGATGAATATGCATCCGTACATGTAAATGCTATCCAACTTCTGTTATCAGGTATATCTACCGAATAACGCTTGGGATCGTTCAGCTCTAGAAAGTAAGTAAATATTATTCGCAATAAATGGAATAGGCGGCTGACGGAACCATGGGCCAACTTCTCGTACGGGACGACGGAATAGCAACCGCATCTTCTGAAGGGTGTCAGGTATTAGTG
This window encodes:
- a CDS encoding DNA-binding protein, translated to MELDLRGINVDSLIQMLKASFTLENWDGILLIADKLYTEIDSLYTANQRERADGRKVRSLNLQRPIVYYFGYSMCLKGIALQKIGRYEEARACIDKYSELGWINEIDAEGMAEVEYYREIAAANRYVIDLNKGNTAILPAYIRFLQDNEEEILPGLIHILESAIKFKYNVDEVLSDFQEKITSMREYYEKERNIRYYVDYIYLEAKYYSINGKQYDAINKLLTSLASSIKLRDDTGFRKSAVLFELLRDQSNSIQLNEYKQLMKQILD
- a CDS encoding alpha/beta fold hydrolase gives rise to the protein MNDYETYPLGDILLQSGQQLPQAFIAYKTYGTLNAAKNNVIVYPTWFAGLHTDNEWLIGENKALDPNRYFIIVPNMLGNGLSSSPSNTPAPFDKANFPLISMYDNVRFQHQLITQKFGITKIKLVVGWSLGAMQVFQWGTSYPEMVERIAPFGGTAKTRPHAQLVFEGMIAALQADTNFKKGRYERPPVIGLAAMGRAYAPWGFSQAYYLENLYQSEGYNSLKSYVEDYWDQVFLSFDANDLIAMLRTGIHGDISDNPVDGCNFEQALSKITSPALVMPGSSDLFFTPEDSAYDVQHMPNAVFRPIESKWGHCFGIGANEPDSLVIDSHLRQFLQLG
- a CDS encoding LysR family transcriptional regulator, yielding MEIRQLKTFCTLASTCSFSRTAELLSYVPSTITMQIKSLEEELGVKLLDRLGKNVVLTDAGQQFLPYATKILNDVEEAKCVSSQHGETTGTVIIGADEVLCAYLLPSLFRRFREDFPGVRLLFRPLSGQELRHSLREGLADVIFVLDEFVGAKDLHSEFLKDELFRMVVSPDHLLASRSSLIIDDFHRQHFLLTEKNCSYRSHFHQSLLKKGADALTELEFHSVEAIKQCAVAGLGIALLPDMALKEELREGRLVALPWDLSDLSFSAQMLWHHEKWISPSMAAFIHTAKSELKIEEVSGP
- a CDS encoding TetR/AcrR family transcriptional regulator, producing the protein MARRRLPADESKAFILSNAHTLFIKKGYKGTTMDDLCELTQLSKGNIYHHFRNKEDIFLQLLETYVGRLSLRWLSTEYQSLSPSEQLIALADQFGRECENPLLTVAEEYFKMLTDDSSALSKVSESVELIPNAIKEAVKRGIDQQSFKGTDTESLSFAVLSMLVGATQLCLAMPDLSSDEYASVHVNAIQLLLSGISTE